From the Takifugu flavidus isolate HTHZ2018 chromosome 12, ASM371156v2, whole genome shotgun sequence genome, one window contains:
- the rps25 gene encoding 40S ribosomal protein S25, whose protein sequence is MPPKQDKKKDTGKSKKDKDPVNKSGGKAKKKKWSKGKVRDKLNNLVLFDKATYEKLYKEVPNYKLITPAVVSERLKIRGSLARNALQELLGKGLIKLVSKHRAQLIYTRNTKGGDEEAAAEKA, encoded by the exons CCTCCCAAACAAGACAAGAAGAAGGACACGGGGAAGTCCAAAAAGGACAAGGATCCAGTCAACAAATCGGGAGGCAAAGCCAAGAAGAAG AAGTGGTCCAAGGGAAAAGTGAGGGACAAGCTCAACAACCTGGTGCTCTTCGACAAGGCGACCTATGAAAAACTGTACAAAGAAGTCCCCAACTACAAGCTCATCACCCCGGCTGTGGTGTCAGAGAGGCTGAAGATCCGCGGATCACTGGCCAGAAACGCCCTCCAGGAGCTGCTCGGCAAAG GTTTGATCAAActtgtgtccaaacacagagcCCAGCTGATCTACACACGTAACACCAAGGGTGGAGatgaagaggctgcagcagagaaagcATGA